A stretch of DNA from Streptomyces xanthii:
CATGGACGTCTGCGGGCAGTGGATGACGGAGGCGCCGGAGCGGACGAGCGTGTCCAGGTCGCCGCGGTCCTCGCCGAACAGGGTGGGGTGGCGGTCGATGACCACGGAGTGCGGGATGAGCAGCCGGGTCTCGAACAGGCCGCTCTCCTCGATGAGTTGAAGCGGCGTCATACCGTGCCGGCGCTGGGTGATCTCGCGCTCCGTGGTGCCCTGCAGGGCGTGCAGGCGGACCAGGACGTCACGGCTGCGGGCGGTCTCCGCGGTCGCGCGCAGCAGTTCCGTGGAGAGCGTCTCGATGCGGCAGGGGAGCAGCACGCCGGTCAGCAGCGGGTCGTCCAGCTTCGCGAGGTGGTCGAGGAAGCGGACGGCGTGGGCGAGGCCGGCCCGGCCCAGTTCCTCGCGGAAGGCCACGTCGCGGCCGCCGTCGGCCGTCGCGACGTTGACCCCCGAGCGGTAGGCGGGGCCGAGGTAGCCGCGCAGCCCGATCCGGCGCGAGGTCTCGGCCATGGCGACGAGTTCGTCGTAGGGCTCGGCCCAGGAGCTGTGCACCTCGGAGGCGATCGGCATGTAGGTGGTGATGCCGTGCAGGGCGAGCTGCGCGAGGGCGTACTCGCGGACCGTGGCCCGCTCCTCGGGCGTGAAGACGTCACGGCGCCGGTGGTCGAAGTAGTCCTGGGACCACTGGAGTCCGCGTCCGTGGTCGGGGCTGTGCCATGAGTCGATGACGAGGTGGTCGATGTCGGTGAGGGCGTCCAGGTCGATGAGACCCGGCATGACGAGGGTGTCGCCGAGGTCGCGGTCGACGTCGACCGGGCCGTCGAAGCGCGGGCCGACGTAGACGATGACGTCGTCCTCCCACACCACCTCGCCGTCCCGCAGAAGAGCGTGCCCACCGTCCTGGTGGGCGAGTACGTGACGGGCGCGCCAGCGCGTGCGCATGGGACCTCCTGAGGAACGTCGGAGGTCGACAGCCTAGAAACTGGCATACCAAAAGGGAAGTTGTTCGGGGACTTCTCTTCCGGAGGGGTCTTCGAGGGGGTCCCCGGTCTCAAATGGTGAGGCGCCGAAAAAGAATTTCCGGCGATCGATCAAGTGTCTCGATGGCATTTACAGGTACCTGTAAATGCGCGTCCACCTGGACTTATGCGAGTCCTACAGTCGCAGGTCGGAACGGCTGTGTGGTCC
This window harbors:
- a CDS encoding chlorohydrolase family protein, with amino-acid sequence MRTRWRARHVLAHQDGGHALLRDGEVVWEDDVIVYVGPRFDGPVDVDRDLGDTLVMPGLIDLDALTDIDHLVIDSWHSPDHGRGLQWSQDYFDHRRRDVFTPEERATVREYALAQLALHGITTYMPIASEVHSSWAEPYDELVAMAETSRRIGLRGYLGPAYRSGVNVATADGGRDVAFREELGRAGLAHAVRFLDHLAKLDDPLLTGVLLPCRIETLSTELLRATAETARSRDVLVRLHALQGTTEREITQRRHGMTPLQLIEESGLFETRLLIPHSVVIDRHPTLFGEDRGDLDTLVRSGASVIHCPQTSMRYGEALHSFRAYREAGVNLCLGTDSFPPDLIRGMDAGVHLAKIVDGRLDAAPVEQYVEAATLGGARALGRSDLGRLEPGAQADLVAFDLGDIRDGVLDDPVRTFLLNGTARQATQSVVAGRPVLVDRELPGVDLAGLQKEAQRLFDTMRAAYAERDLLGRDPDTLFPPTFPPFRDRS